In Neochlamydia sp. AcF84, the DNA window GTTGGTGTGATCTCCCTAAAGGACCGAATTGGGGATCAAGATCTGCTACTCATCGGTGGCTAGGTAAATGGCAAGAAGATGGAACTTTAGATAGCTTGCTATCGGCATTAAAGGAATGCGCAGATGTAGCGGGAATGATTAATTGGGAAAGACTAGCCATCGATGGTTTTTTTTTCAGGGGGGAAAGGGAGGCGGTGAGTTAATAGACTATGGTTACAAGGGTAAAGGCATGACTACCCATCTTCTGGTAGACGGCAATGGCAGTCCATTAAGCTTTGAAGTAACCAGCGCTAAAGGAGATGAAAGGAAACAGGTGGAAAAGCTGATTGATCCGCATATGGATAAGCTGCAAAGGCTTTATGAATTCTGCCAAGTCATACCTATTTTAGAAGCTGATAAAGGATACGACTCAGAGGAACTTAGAGAGAAGTTGCTAAAAAGGAAAATATATCCCTTTATACCTAGGCGAAGAATAGGGGCTATCAAGAAAGCTGAGGTAATTGTCTGCCAGCTCAAGAAATGGAGGTGGCAAGTTGAAAGAGCCATATCTTGGCTACAACGAAAGTTTAGAAGAATCGTTGTGCGCTGGGAAAGACAAGTGAAATATTGGAAAGGGTTGTTAAATTTTAGTCTTATAATGTTTTGGATAGGCAGATTATCGGGATAGGCTCAAAAAGCTAGCTTTTCCTATAGTTTTAATCACAAAGATTTTCAAGAACGAAGACGGCTCTACAGGCATTCTCCCTATTGTGGCTAACGACTTAAAATCATGATTATGACCCTATCTATGACGTCTACCACAAACGGTGACGCATAGAAAGATTATCACAAATCGATAAAGCAGAATGCTAGCCTTGAGAAGTCACCCATCAAAATTGTTTGCTCCCAAAAGAAGTCACCCAACAAAATTGCTCGCTCCCAAAGAAATCATATTTTTGCCTCTCTTATTGCTTACTGCAAGCTTGAATTTCTAAAAATTAAAACCCTTCTCGATCACTTTGCTTTAAAATATAAACTAATCTTTAAAGCCAATCAGATGGCCTATCAAAAACTACAAAATTTACAAGGAAATTCTATGTCTGTGTAAGGTGAGTTAGAGAGCGCAAATTCATAAAGCTTTTTTTTTACAGGCTTTGTCTTCTCTATCAAAGGCTTAGAAAAGCTTTTTCTAAAACCATG includes these proteins:
- a CDS encoding transposase, with the translated sequence MTTHLLVDGNGSPLSFEVTSAKGDERKQVEKLIDPHMDKLQRLYEFCQVIPILEADKGYDSEELREKLLKRKIYPFIPRRRIGAIKKAEVIVCQLKKWRWQVERAISWLQRKFRRIVVRWERQVKYWKGLLNFSLIMFWIGRLSG
- a CDS encoding transposase; its protein translation is MPGRFEGLTDTQWKILQPLLPQNPPKNLKGKPHTPWRKICNSLFWILITGSRWCDLPKGPNWGSRSATHRWLGKWQEDGTLDSLLSALKECADVAGMINWERLAIDGFFFRGEREAVS